A stretch of the Alphaproteobacteria bacterium genome encodes the following:
- a CDS encoding MaoC family dehydratase, with the protein MTPSYYLEDLTIGMTANLSKTITATDIALYADVSSDTNPVHLDENFAKNTIFKKPIAHGLLSAGLISAVFGTKLPGPGAIYIMQNLKFKAPVYIGDTVTATVTVTGIDQEKARVSFETICTVGQTVVIAGDAQLMVPRKSK; encoded by the coding sequence ATGACCCCATCTTATTACCTTGAAGATTTAACAATTGGTATGACAGCTAATTTAAGTAAAACAATTACCGCCACAGATATAGCTTTATATGCGGATGTATCATCGGACACAAATCCTGTACATCTTGATGAAAATTTTGCTAAAAACACAATTTTTAAAAAACCTATTGCTCATGGTCTTTTAAGTGCGGGATTGATTTCAGCTGTTTTTGGTACAAAACTTCCAGGGCCAGGTGCCATTTACATTATGCAAAATCTTAAATTTAAAGCACCCGTTTATATTGGAGATACAGTAACAGCAACTGTAACCGTAACTGGAATTGATCAAGAGAAGGCACGTGTCAGTTTTGAAACCATCTGTACAGTAGGTCAAACAGTAGTTATAGCGGGCGACGCTCAACTTATGGTTCCAAGAAAATCAAAATAA
- the ileS gene encoding isoleucine--tRNA ligase has protein sequence MDYRSTVFLPKTNFPMRANLSIKEQEILGHWQKIDLFQKLRSLSKGRKKFILHDGPPYANGHIHIGHALNKILKDVVNRSQQMLGKDVYYIPGWDCHGLPIEWQIEQNYRKKGIDKDKVPVLELRKECRDSATNWIKIQKEEFIRLGVLGDWDNSYTTMDLKAEAQIAKEISKFLFNGALYRTSIPVLWSVVEKTALAEAELEYHDHTSQAIFVKFPIQTSPILSKNKTFIVIWTTTPWTLPGNRAIGYGADIDYAVIDVKKIAENSRAIIGEKLVIAVPLLDSFAEVNGIIDYKILEKKSGKDFKDTICHHPLYQHGYDFPVPLLPGDFVTTDQGTGFVHIAPGHGLDDYQLGCAHNIPVPQTVAADGSYYDDVPLFAGKKVLYPNGKEGNANNAVIEALMDQHALLAHNPLVHSYPHSWRSKAPLIFRNTPQWFISMEKNGLREKALHAIEHDIRFIPEQGKRRLYSMIDQRPDWCISRQRAWGVPIPLFLHKKTQEILKDQKVMDRIVDIFGKEGSDSWFNGNPQRFLGSEYSIDDYDQVMDIVDVWFESGTTHSFVLESRADLEWPSSLYLEGSDQHRGWFNSSLLESCGTRGKAPYKAVLTHGFALDEMGRKMSKSLGNVVSPHDVIKQYGADILRLWIMASDYAEDLRIGPEILKQQAELYRKLRNTLRYLLGALENFDPKKESVKEDQMPELEQWVLHRLYQIDQELRYVCENFTFHHFFTTLHHFCGNDLSAFYFDIRKDSLYCDDPNNLVRKSVRTVFNHVFNCLTAWLAPILCFTTEEAWLSYSNKSTESVHMRQFPDIPSSWKNEKLIERWEHIRTLRRVVTGAMEEARNQKLIGSSLQAHPIIYTNSSYIEAIQNLPISDIMIASDVTLLDEEIPKNAFQLDDVKNIGVVIKLAEGKKCERCWKITNEVGHQPKANDVCHRCHDVVYSQS, from the coding sequence ATGGATTATCGCTCGACTGTTTTTTTACCAAAGACCAATTTCCCCATGCGGGCCAATTTATCAATTAAAGAACAAGAAATTCTTGGTCATTGGCAAAAAATTGATCTTTTTCAAAAATTAAGATCTCTTTCTAAAGGAAGAAAAAAATTTATTCTTCACGATGGCCCACCTTATGCTAATGGCCATATTCATATTGGCCACGCCCTTAATAAAATATTGAAAGATGTGGTTAATAGATCCCAACAAATGTTGGGAAAAGATGTCTATTATATTCCAGGCTGGGATTGCCATGGCTTACCTATAGAATGGCAAATTGAACAAAATTATCGGAAAAAAGGTATTGATAAAGATAAGGTTCCTGTTTTGGAATTACGTAAAGAATGCCGTGATTCTGCAACCAATTGGATCAAAATTCAAAAAGAAGAGTTTATAAGATTAGGTGTTCTTGGTGATTGGGATAATTCCTATACCACAATGGATTTAAAAGCAGAAGCCCAAATTGCCAAAGAAATTAGTAAATTTTTATTTAATGGTGCACTTTACCGTACATCAATTCCCGTTCTTTGGTCTGTTGTTGAAAAAACCGCGCTTGCCGAAGCAGAATTAGAATATCATGACCACACATCCCAAGCCATTTTTGTAAAATTTCCAATTCAAACATCACCCATTTTATCTAAAAATAAAACATTTATCGTTATATGGACGACCACACCTTGGACCCTTCCAGGAAACCGGGCTATTGGATATGGGGCTGATATCGACTATGCCGTTATTGACGTTAAAAAAATTGCTGAAAATAGCCGTGCTATTATTGGTGAAAAATTGGTGATAGCGGTCCCTCTTTTAGATTCTTTTGCCGAAGTTAATGGTATTATTGACTATAAAATATTAGAAAAAAAGTCTGGCAAAGATTTTAAAGATACCATCTGCCATCATCCCTTGTACCAGCATGGGTATGATTTTCCTGTTCCTCTTTTGCCTGGTGATTTTGTGACTACAGATCAGGGAACTGGATTTGTACATATTGCACCTGGTCACGGTTTAGATGATTATCAATTAGGATGCGCCCATAATATTCCTGTTCCCCAAACTGTTGCAGCTGATGGTAGCTATTATGATGACGTCCCACTTTTTGCTGGTAAAAAAGTTTTATATCCTAATGGTAAAGAGGGTAATGCAAATAATGCTGTTATAGAGGCTCTTATGGACCAGCACGCCCTTTTAGCACATAATCCATTGGTACATAGCTATCCCCATAGCTGGCGCTCAAAAGCTCCCTTAATATTTCGTAACACCCCCCAATGGTTTATTAGTATGGAAAAAAATGGATTAAGAGAAAAAGCTTTACATGCTATTGAACATGATATCCGTTTTATCCCAGAACAAGGTAAACGACGTTTATATTCAATGATCGACCAACGTCCTGATTGGTGTATTTCAAGACAACGCGCATGGGGTGTTCCCATTCCTTTATTTCTTCATAAAAAAACCCAAGAAATTTTAAAAGATCAAAAAGTCATGGATAGAATTGTTGATATTTTTGGTAAAGAAGGATCAGATTCATGGTTTAATGGTAATCCCCAACGGTTTTTAGGATCTGAATATTCTATAGATGATTATGACCAAGTAATGGATATTGTCGATGTGTGGTTTGAAAGTGGAACAACCCACAGTTTTGTTCTTGAATCACGCGCAGATCTTGAATGGCCATCATCCTTATATCTTGAAGGATCAGACCAACATCGAGGATGGTTTAATTCTTCTTTATTGGAAAGTTGTGGGACGCGAGGAAAAGCACCTTATAAAGCTGTATTAACCCACGGATTTGCTCTGGACGAAATGGGAAGAAAAATGTCAAAATCACTGGGCAATGTTGTATCCCCCCATGATGTCATTAAACAATATGGTGCCGATATTTTACGACTTTGGATTATGGCCTCTGATTATGCCGAAGATTTGCGGATTGGGCCAGAAATTTTAAAACAGCAGGCGGAACTTTATCGTAAATTACGAAATACCTTGCGCTATTTGTTAGGTGCTTTAGAAAATTTTGATCCTAAAAAGGAATCCGTCAAAGAAGACCAAATGCCAGAACTTGAACAATGGGTTTTGCATCGTCTTTACCAAATTGACCAAGAATTAAGGTACGTTTGTGAAAACTTTACCTTTCATCATTTTTTTACAACACTTCATCATTTTTGTGGTAATGATCTTTCTGCTTTTTATTTTGATATCCGTAAAGATAGTCTTTATTGTGATGATCCTAATAATCTTGTCAGAAAATCCGTACGCACTGTCTTTAACCACGTTTTCAATTGTTTAACAGCGTGGCTTGCCCCAATTTTATGCTTTACCACAGAAGAAGCATGGTTAAGTTATTCTAATAAATCAACAGAAAGTGTTCATATGAGACAATTTCCAGATATTCCATCTTCTTGGAAGAATGAGAAATTAATTGAACGCTGGGAACATATAAGAACTTTAAGACGTGTGGTTACCGGCGCCATGGAAGAAGCACGCAACCAAAAACTTATTGGATCAAGTCTCCAAGCCCACCCTATTATTTATACAAATTCTTCTTATATTGAAGCTATACAAAATTTACCTATATCTGATATTATGATTGCATCGGATGTCACACTTTTGGATGAAGAAATCCCAAAAAATGCATTCCAATTAGATGATGTCAAAAATATTGGTGTTGTTATAAAATTAGCAGAAGGCAAAAAATGCGAACGTTGTTGGAAAATAACCAATGAAGTTGGACATCAACCCAAAGCTAATGATGTATGCCATAGATGTCATGATGTTGTTTATAGCCAAAGTTAA
- a CDS encoding YbaB/EbfC family nucleoid-associated protein, giving the protein MKNLGSMLKQAQQIQNKMSEMQNELDKMEVTGSAGGGMVQIVISGKNNVRSIQIDPQLLKSEEKEILEDLIVAAFQDAKTKVEALASAEMAKITGGLPLPPGFKLPF; this is encoded by the coding sequence ATGAAAAATTTAGGCTCTATGCTTAAGCAAGCCCAACAAATTCAGAATAAAATGTCTGAAATGCAAAATGAATTGGATAAAATGGAGGTAACTGGATCAGCAGGCGGTGGTATGGTCCAAATTGTTATTTCTGGAAAAAACAATGTACGTTCTATCCAAATTGATCCCCAACTTTTAAAAAGTGAAGAAAAAGAAATTCTTGAAGATTTAATTGTTGCGGCCTTCCAAGATGCCAAAACCAAAGTTGAAGCATTAGCTTCAGCGGAAATGGCTAAAATTACAGGCGGTCTTCCCTTACCACCTGGATTTAAATTACCTTTTTAA
- a CDS encoding bifunctional riboflavin kinase/FAD synthetase codes for MKLIRYLNNPLSFIQKNVISLGNFDGVHQGHQMVLKEGKNIAKKNSIPHAVLTFEPHPKEFFFHDSLPFRLTPCAIKLKLLNKLNIDYVVVLKFNYDLSSLSPELFIQNILINSLHVDHVVVGHDFVFGKNRQGNADLLKILGKKMGFNVTIVKPIKNANNLIYSSTHIRDYLKKGQIQDANKMLGRPWQIQGRVIKGDQRGRTIGFPTANIFYKNYLIPTFGVYACFVKHPKESHQLFPAITNIGYRPTIHGQDLRVETHIFDFSGDLYDQKLSIMLIDFIRPEKKFDSLQHLQNQIIQDCQTAQSILQNSINSIDMADPLNDLSC; via the coding sequence ATGAAATTAATACGCTATCTTAATAATCCTTTATCTTTTATCCAAAAAAATGTTATTTCGCTAGGTAACTTTGATGGTGTCCATCAAGGACACCAAATGGTTTTAAAAGAAGGAAAAAATATAGCCAAAAAAAATTCAATACCTCATGCTGTTTTAACTTTTGAGCCTCATCCTAAAGAATTTTTTTTTCATGATTCATTACCTTTTCGTTTAACACCTTGTGCCATCAAATTGAAACTTCTAAATAAATTAAATATTGATTATGTTGTCGTATTAAAATTTAATTATGATCTTTCATCATTATCACCAGAATTATTTATTCAAAATATTTTAATCAATTCTCTTCATGTTGATCATGTGGTTGTTGGACATGATTTTGTTTTTGGTAAAAATCGTCAAGGTAATGCAGATTTACTAAAAATTTTAGGAAAAAAAATGGGATTTAACGTTACGATTGTCAAGCCTATTAAAAACGCCAATAATCTTATCTATTCATCAACACATATTCGTGACTATTTAAAAAAAGGGCAAATTCAGGATGCAAATAAAATGTTGGGTAGACCCTGGCAAATCCAAGGACGTGTTATCAAAGGTGATCAAAGAGGCAGAACCATTGGTTTTCCCACCGCAAATATTTTTTATAAAAACTATTTAATTCCCACTTTTGGTGTTTATGCATGTTTTGTAAAACACCCAAAAGAATCGCATCAATTGTTTCCAGCCATAACAAATATTGGTTATAGACCAACTATTCATGGTCAGGATTTAAGGGTCGAAACACATATTTTTGATTTTAGCGGTGATCTTTATGATCAAAAATTGTCTATTATGTTAATTGATTTTATCAGACCAGAAAAAAAATTCGATAGTCTTCAGCATTTGCAAAACCAAATCATTCAAGATTGTCAAACTGCCCAATCTATTCTTCAAAATTCAATAAATTCTATTGATATGGCAGATCCTTTAAATGATCTTTCTTGTTAA
- the recR gene encoding recombination mediator RecR, with amino-acid sequence MGGSDINHLVSLLSRLPGLGPRSARRVTLHLLKKRDEAIIPLIEAFHAILNNVKSCVECGNLDNSDICTLCMDRKRDITTLCVVEDVVDLWALERAHIFQGHYHVLGGVLSALDGIGPDQLNIEKLKTRVQKNSDIKEIILALPTTMDGQATTYYLQEFLSPFPLVISHLAHGVPVGGELDYMDDNTLAAALKARRPII; translated from the coding sequence ATTGGTGGTTCTGATATTAATCATCTTGTCAGTTTATTAAGTAGATTACCTGGGCTGGGGCCAAGATCAGCTAGACGTGTGACTTTACATCTATTAAAAAAACGGGACGAAGCTATTATTCCATTGATTGAAGCTTTTCATGCTATTCTCAACAATGTAAAATCATGTGTGGAATGTGGTAATTTAGATAATTCAGATATCTGCACTCTATGTATGGACCGTAAAAGAGATATAACAACTTTATGTGTTGTTGAAGATGTTGTTGATCTTTGGGCGTTGGAAAGAGCTCATATATTCCAAGGACATTATCATGTATTAGGTGGGGTTTTATCCGCACTTGATGGTATTGGACCTGATCAGCTTAATATTGAAAAATTAAAAACTAGAGTGCAGAAAAATTCTGATATTAAAGAAATTATTTTAGCATTGCCAACCACAATGGATGGACAAGCAACCACTTATTATTTACAAGAATTTTTATCCCCCTTTCCCTTAGTTATTAGTCATCTTGCCCACGGCGTCCCTGTAGGGGGTGAATTAGATTATATGGATGACAATACGTTAGCTGCTGCACTCAAAGCACGAAGGCCAATCATATAA
- a CDS encoding DUF3035 domain-containing protein, whose product MDKISLTKCLVLGQLLFISFALTSCNNAKERLGLAKKPPDEFQVVRRAPLSLPPNFTQLPEPTPGAPRPQEGTTKDQAAVAVFGPRQAPVATNGQTVGESALLNNFGAENIDPTIREKVDKETKEINEDERNFMQSLIFWRKDEPLGVAVDAGEEQRRLDENAALGKAANEGNVPTIKRKRKALLEGLF is encoded by the coding sequence ATGGATAAAATATCTTTAACAAAATGTTTGGTTCTTGGACAATTATTGTTCATAAGTTTTGCATTAACAAGCTGCAATAATGCTAAAGAACGTTTGGGTCTGGCCAAAAAACCACCCGATGAATTTCAAGTGGTACGACGTGCACCTTTAAGCTTACCACCCAATTTTACACAATTGCCTGAACCAACACCAGGGGCACCGCGTCCCCAAGAAGGTACCACCAAAGATCAAGCTGCGGTGGCTGTGTTTGGACCTCGTCAAGCACCTGTTGCCACAAATGGACAAACAGTTGGTGAAAGTGCGCTTCTTAATAATTTTGGTGCAGAAAATATTGATCCAACCATTCGTGAAAAAGTTGATAAAGAAACCAAAGAAATTAATGAAGATGAAAGAAATTTTATGCAATCTTTAATTTTCTGGCGTAAAGATGAACCCCTAGGGGTCGCTGTTGATGCTGGTGAAGAGCAAAGAAGATTGGATGAAAACGCTGCTTTAGGTAAAGCTGCCAATGAAGGAAACGTTCCAACCATTAAACGTAAACGTAAAGCTTTACTTGAAGGATTATTTTAA
- the lspA gene encoding signal peptidase II → MIFYYSLVLIITVIFCDQATKWVILSEFSTSPRIIEVTSFFNILLVWNRGVSFSLFSSSHPYSPWILSAVALIVVVILLYWLKRTTHCLSSLALGFIIGGAIGNIIDRLRFQAVVDFLDFHLGDYHWPAFNVADMAITFGIALLLIDVWFVRKVSER, encoded by the coding sequence ATGATTTTTTATTATTCTCTTGTCCTTATTATTACGGTTATTTTTTGTGACCAAGCCACAAAATGGGTAATTCTTTCTGAATTTTCAACATCCCCAAGAATAATTGAAGTTACCAGTTTTTTTAATATATTATTGGTTTGGAATCGTGGCGTTAGTTTTAGTTTATTTAGCTCTTCCCATCCTTATAGCCCTTGGATTTTATCGGCTGTAGCCCTTATTGTTGTGGTCATTTTATTATATTGGTTAAAAAGAACCACCCATTGTTTATCGTCCCTTGCTCTTGGTTTTATTATTGGTGGGGCAATTGGTAACATTATTGATAGATTACGCTTTCAAGCTGTTGTTGATTTTTTAGATTTTCATTTAGGTGATTATCATTGGCCAGCTTTCAATGTTGCAGACATGGCTATTACTTTTGGTATTGCTTTATTATTAATTGACGTGTGGTTTGTTAGAAAAGTATCAGAAAGATAA
- a CDS encoding insulinase family protein, which produces MVINHNIPVVTQMIVYKVGSVDEPLGKSGLAHFLEHLMFKGTKNTPPGLFSKEVELHGGQENAFTTQDYTSFYQTIARDNLERIIALEADRMTNLSLLPKDLEFERQVVLEERNQRIENQPQARLKQMMQSSLFLNHPYGRPIIGWEHEIKNLDLKDINNFYHSWYAPNNAILVLTGDFDEQQTRKWINKYYGPIKPKNLPTKLRLQEPPREGIETLSLTDPQIQTPSWRREYLISFLSSSDKKSKPIFQLFSEIMGGGETSRLYKNIVIDQKIATSVGCYFYSYKDYAQLGFYGQPSNGHTIDEVIQAIDATIDQFLNEGISEAELISAKNLFLAESIKIRDDLNAPSNIIGVALATGQTIDDIENWAETIEAVQLADIQKLLKPILKRENSVSGLLFPQSQPSNSSLGSSH; this is translated from the coding sequence ATGGTTATCAATCATAATATCCCAGTTGTAACCCAAATGATTGTCTATAAAGTTGGTTCTGTAGATGAACCATTGGGTAAATCCGGATTGGCACATTTTCTTGAACATCTTATGTTTAAAGGTACCAAAAATACACCCCCTGGACTTTTTTCTAAAGAAGTTGAACTTCACGGTGGACAAGAAAATGCTTTTACAACACAGGATTACACATCTTTTTATCAAACTATTGCACGGGACAATTTAGAAAGAATTATTGCCCTTGAAGCTGATCGCATGACCAACCTTTCTCTCCTACCGAAAGATTTAGAATTTGAACGCCAAGTTGTTTTAGAGGAACGCAATCAACGTATTGAAAACCAACCCCAAGCCCGTCTTAAACAAATGATGCAAAGCTCTTTGTTTTTAAATCATCCTTATGGAAGACCAATTATTGGTTGGGAGCACGAAATCAAAAATCTTGATCTTAAAGATATCAACAATTTTTATCACAGTTGGTATGCCCCTAATAATGCTATTCTTGTCCTTACAGGTGATTTTGATGAACAACAAACAAGAAAATGGATTAATAAATATTATGGTCCTATTAAGCCTAAGAATTTGCCAACTAAATTAAGATTACAAGAACCACCAAGAGAAGGAATTGAAACACTTAGTTTAACAGATCCCCAAATTCAAACTCCTTCATGGCGTCGTGAATATCTTATTTCTTTTCTATCTTCTTCTGATAAAAAATCAAAACCTATATTTCAACTTTTTTCTGAAATCATGGGTGGTGGAGAAACAAGTAGATTGTACAAAAATATCGTTATTGACCAAAAAATTGCGACATCGGTTGGATGTTATTTTTATAGTTATAAAGATTACGCCCAATTGGGATTTTATGGACAACCCAGCAATGGTCATACAATTGATGAGGTTATTCAAGCAATCGATGCAACTATTGATCAATTTCTTAATGAAGGAATAAGTGAAGCAGAATTAATAAGCGCGAAAAATCTTTTTTTGGCTGAATCAATTAAAATTCGTGATGATCTTAATGCCCCATCCAATATTATTGGGGTTGCGCTTGCAACAGGACAAACGATCGATGATATTGAAAACTGGGCTGAAACTATAGAGGCTGTGCAATTAGCTGATATACAGAAATTACTAAAACCTATTCTTAAACGCGAAAATTCTGTCAGCGGATTATTATTTCCTCAATCTCAACCATCAAATTCTTCTTTGGGCTCTTCTCATTAA